From the genome of Bactrocera oleae isolate idBacOlea1 chromosome 2, idBacOlea1, whole genome shotgun sequence, one region includes:
- the spn-A gene encoding DNA repair protein RAD51 homolog 1, with product MSYMREQETVDTTALANCSVELEEEFGPVSITKLEVNGISNNDIKRLQEAGFHTVESIAFSPKKLLLQIRGFSETKADKILTEAVKLVPMGFTTATSIYQKRSEIVMLTTGSKELDKLLGGGIETGSITEMFGEFRCGKTQLCHTLAVTCQLPISRSGGEGKCLYIDTEGTFRPERLAAIAERFKLVKEEVLDNVACARAYNTDHQTQLLTQAAAMMVESRYALLVVDSATALYRTDYTGRGELSARQMHLARFLRLLLRLADEFGVAVIITNQVVAQVDSGPAMFAADTKKPIGGNIIAHASTTRLYLRKGRGETRICKIYDSPCLPESEATFAILPDGVGDAKE from the exons atgtcGTATATGAGAGAACAAGAAACCGTTGATACAACCGCCCTGGCTAACTGCTCTGTGGAATTAGAAGAGGAGTTTGGTCCTGTCTCAATTACCAAGTTGgaa GTTAATGGAATATCAAACAATGACATCAAACGACTACAAGAGGCGGGATTTCATACGGTGGAGTCAATAGCATTTTCACCAAAGAAACTTTTACTGCAAATACGTGGATTCTCTGAAACAAAAGCTGATAAGATCCTTACAGAAGCAGTTAAGCTTGTACCGATGGGTTTCACCACTGCCACATCTATTTATCAAAAACGTTCCGAAATTGTAATGCTCACAACCGGTTCGAAGGAGCTCGATAAATTACTTGGGGGAGGCATCGAAACAGGGTCCATAACTGAAATGTTTGGAGAATTCCGTTGCGGCAAAACGCAATTATGTCATACATTGGCTGTAACATGCCAGTTACCAATAAGTCGGAGTGGTGGTGAAGGTAAATGCTTGTATATCGATACGGAAGGTACATTTCGACCGGAACGTTTAGCTGCCATTGCGGAACGATTCAAACTTGTTAAGGAGGAG GTACTTGATAATGTTGCCTGTGCTCGAGCCTACAACACAGATCACCAGACGCAGTTGCTGACACAAGCTGCTGCAATGATGGTGGAATCACG GTATGCCCTACTTGTAGTTGATAGCGCAACTGCTTTGTACCGTACTGATTACACAGGGCGAGGTGAATTATCGGCACGTCAAATGCATCTGGCACGTTTTTTACGTCTATTGTTGCGCTTAGCTGATGAG TTTGGTGTCGCTGTAATTATAACAAATCAAGTGGTAGCTCAAGTCGATAGCGGTCCGGCAATGTTTGCAGCGGACACTAAAAAACCTATAGGTGGAAATATTATCGCCCATGCATCGACTACTAGGCTATATCTGCGTAAAGGACGAGGTGAAACTCGTATCTGTAAAATATACGACTCGCCGTGTTTACCCGAGAGTGAAGCTACATTTGCTATTTTACCCGACGGAGTCGGAGATGCAAAAGAATAA
- the Jasper gene encoding PC4 and SFRS1-interacting protein yields MGKEKKQFNIGDLVFAKVKGYPAWPAKITKYNNKKYSVYFYGTGETANIKVEDLFQYVESKEKFATDKNLKRSNFREAIEQIEAALNGEDSAPIDLPEAAATADELLDDGIDGFADVTADDSQIQENATQEIIDKDADSSAANIDESLPNKPKEEKQVPVVTSTTDNAELVSRSGRKIKTKRYIDEVHEGPNLSHSPPAKKKVPAEGVGADSKKSAKKSSSSSKPTATITPTVKNSVGNKSEVYNNLLLAFVPPAKCVGIKLDYGKPETFATPSERIKWEEKSRKDAGDLKEKLEIGQIKLDAVKDRVIVNPPRSKIHQDAANRFTNQMIEQEDALFVERDFIQMSQQLRESLGLKSADVNRCVELLKQYKDFELTQLMLLRNPDCVDIIRRLRRYVGNLKEWSLSAEEETEFRTKAEIIRNEAIVIYNYFKKIFKISSDQQFWEPFCDQVKTYKECTKHISEQNRITMSEKTYMSILANFKKDGKRAQDKESESKSDVKKDNINEDNPADANEKPNTSDTETDRVEMDDSIANTESNIVEAVES; encoded by the exons ATGGGCAAGGAAAAGAAGCAATTTAATATTGGAGATTTAGTTTTCGCAAAGGTGAAGGGGTACCCGGCCTGGCCTGCAAAGATAACTAAGTATAACAATAAAAAGTACAGCGTGTACTTTTATGGAACTGGCGAGACAGCCAACATTAAAGTGGAAGATCTCTTTCAGTATGTGGAgagtaaggaaaaatttgctaCCGATAAAAATCTTAAACGTTCAAATTTTCGCGAGGCTATTGAGCAGATAGAGGCAGCCTTGAATGGCGAAGACTCGGCCCCAATCGATTTACCGGAGGCTGCAGCTACGGCGGACGAATTGTTAGATGATGGAATTGACGGATTTGCGGATGTTACTGCTGATGATTCGCAAATACAAGAAAATGCGACTCAGGAAATAATAGACAAGGATGCTGACTCTAGCGCAGCAAATATCGATGAGTCGTTGCCAAATAAACCAAAAGAAGAAAAGCAAGTTCCAGTCGTAACGTCTACTACTGATAACGCAGAATTAGTTAGTCGCAGTGGACGAAAAATCAAAACGAAACGGTACATTGATGAAGTGCATGAGGGTCCCAATCTTTCTCATTCGCCACCGGCGAAGAAAAAAGTACCAGCAGAAG GTGTTGGTGCAGATTCGAAAAAATCTGCAAAGAAGTCGAGCAGTTCCTCTAAGCCCACGGCTACCATAACGCCAACCGTAAAGAATTCAGTGGGTAACAAAAGTGAAGTCTACAACAATCTTTTATTAGCTTTCGTACCACCAGCTAAATGTGTTGGTATCAAATTGGATTACGGAAAACCAGAAACATTTGCAACCCCATCAGAACGTATCAAATGGGAAGAGAAGTCTCGAAAAGATGCTGGCGACCTAAAAGAAAAACTGGAAATTGGTCAAATAAAACTAGATGCGGTAAAAGATCGTGTTATTGTAAATCCTCCAAGGTCAAAAATCCATCAAGATGCTGCAAATAGATTTACCAACCAAATGATAGAACAAGAAGATGCGCTCTTTGTTGAACGAGATTTTATACAAATGTCGCAGCAATTGCGTGAGAGTTTGGGCCTTAAGAGTGCCGACGTTAATCGATGTGTCGAGTTGCTTAAGCAGTATAAAGATTTCGAATTGACACAGTTAATGCTATTACGTAATCCAGATTGTGTGGATATTATAAGACGTTTGCGGCGCTACGTCGGAAATTTAAAAGAATGGTCTTTGAGCGCCGAAGAAGAAACTGAATTTAGAACTAAAGCAGAAATAATACGCAATGAAGCAATtgttatttacaattatttcaagaaaatttttaaaatttcatctgATCAACAATTTTGGGAGCCTTTCTGTGATCAAGTTAAAACCTATAAGGAGTGCACAAAACATATTAGCGAGCAAAATCGTATTACAATGAGTGAGAAAACGTATATGAGTATTcttgcaaattttaaaaaagatgGAAAACGTGCTCAAGATAAAGAGTCAGAGTCGAAAAGTGATGTTAAGAAGGATAACATAAACGAAGACAATCCAGCGGATGCTAATGAGAAACCTAACACTAGCGACACCGAAACTGACAGAGTAGAAATGGACGACTCCATCGCAAACACAGAAAGCAATATAGTAGAAGCTGTAGAGTCTTAA
- the LOC106616228 gene encoding mitochondrial intermembrane space import and assembly protein 40, with the protein MSYCKVFGKDKVFFVTKEDHATPSNIELPPPEPPQGLITSDGEINWSCPCLGGMATGPCGVEFRDAFSCFHYSKADPKGSDCFEAFRAMQDCFVQYPTVYNKSTGNDEDDEEGGLNMPNLEEAEKDASNVVLGVEGSAVLTKKEN; encoded by the coding sequence ATGTCGTACTGCAAGGTATTTGGCAAAGATAAAGTTTTCTTTGTTACCAAAGAGGATCATGCAACACCTAGCAATATTGAGTTGCCACCACCAGAACCACCACAAGGTCTTATAACCAGTGATGGAGAAATTAATTGGAGTTGCCCATGTCTAGGAGGCATGGCTACAGGTCCGTGCGGTGTTGAATTTCGTGATGCATTTTCTTGCTTTCATTATAGCAAAGCAGACCCCAAGGGCTCTGATTGTTTCGAAGCTTTTAGAGCAATGCAAGATTGTTTTGTACAATATCCCACAGTATACAATAAGTCTACTGGTAATGATGAAGATGACGAGGAGGGCGGATTAAACATGCCAAATTTGGAAGAAGCTGAAAAAGATGCATCAAACGTGGTTCTTGGTGTGGAGGGTTCGGCCGTACTTACCAAGAAAGAAAATTGA
- the LOC106616229 gene encoding uncharacterized protein — translation MTNYFHLDVELKLRDEDKAVVTPAYFLGSIEESLQGFFGEIGGQTDLQVIKFDKNQKRAILRVHEEFVTRTRSAITLIGHFQDIPCHFIIRNTSKEQLDF, via the exons ATGACAAACTATTTTCACTTGGATGTGGAATT GAAGCTACGCGACGAAGACAAAGCTGTTGTTACTCCTGCTTACTTTCTTGGGAGCATAGAGGAATCATTGCAAGGTTTTTTTGGTGAGATTGGAGGACAGACCGActtacaagtaataaaatttgataAGAATCAAAAACGTGCAATTCTCAGAGTACACGAAGAATTTGTGACGCGCACACGTTCAGCAATTACACTAATTGGACATTTCCAAGACATTCcttgccatttcataataagAAATACATCTAAGGAGCAGCTAGACTTTTAA